A single genomic interval of Mobula hypostoma chromosome 7, sMobHyp1.1, whole genome shotgun sequence harbors:
- the LOC134349921 gene encoding LOW QUALITY PROTEIN: serine-rich adhesin for platelets-like (The sequence of the model RefSeq protein was modified relative to this genomic sequence to represent the inferred CDS: inserted 1 base in 1 codon; deleted 1 base in 1 codon; substituted 1 base at 1 genomic stop codon): protein TSQSDTSRSDTPRSDTSQSDTSRSDTSRSDTLRSDTSQSDTSRSDISRSDTSQSETSRSGTTRSDTSRSDTSQSDISRSDTPRSDTSQSDTSRSDTSRIDTSRSDTSRNDTSRSDTSRSDTSRSDTSRSDTSQSDTSRSDTSRSDTSQSDTSQSDTSWSDTSRSDTSQIDTSRSDTSQSDTSRSDTSQSDTLQSDTSRSHTSRSDTSQSDTSQSDTSRSDTSRSDTSRSDTSQSDTSRSDTSQSDTSWSDTSQSGTSRSDTSRSDXSRSDTSQSDTSRSDTSRSDTLRSDTSQSDTSRSDTSRCDTSRSDTSQSDISWSDTPRSDTSQSDTLRSDTSRIDTSRSDTSRNDTSRSDTSQSDTSRSDTSRSDTSRIDTSRSDTSRNDTSRSDTSRSDTSRSDTSRSDTSQSDTSRSDTSRSDTSQSDTSWSDTSWSDTSRSDTSQSDTSRVTHLGVDTSRSDTSQSDTSRSDTSQSDTLQSDTSRSHTSRSDTSQSDTSQSDTSRSDTPRSDTSQSDTSRSDTSQSDKSRSDTSRSDTSRSDTSQSDTSRSDTXRSDTSQSYISRSDTPRSDTSWSDTSQSDTSRSDTSLIDTSRS from the exons ACATCGCAGAGTGACacatcgcggagtgacacacCTCGGAGTGACACATCGCAGAGTGACACATCGCGGAGTGACACATCTCGGAGTGACACATTGCGGAGTGACACATCGCAGAGTGACACATCTCGGAGT GACATATCGCGGAGTGACACATCGCAGAGTGAAACATCTCGGAGTGGCACAACTCGGAGTGACACATCCCGGAGTGACACATCGCAGAGTGACATATCTCGGAGTGACACACCTCGGAGTGACACATCGCAGAGTGACACATCGCGGAGTGACACATCGCGGA TTGACACATCGCGGAGTGACACATCGCGGAATGACACATCGCGGAGTGACACATCTCGGAGTGACACATCGCGGAGTGACACATCGCGGAGTGACACATCGCAGAGTGACACATCTCGGAGTGACACATCGCGGAGTGACACATCGCAGAGTGACACATCGCAGAGTGACACATCGTGGAGTGACACATCGCGGAGTGACACATCGCAGA TTGACACATCGCGGAGTGACACATCGCAGAGTGACACATCGCGGAGTGACACATCGCAGAGTGACACATTGCAGAGTGACACATCTCGGAGTCACACATCGCGGAGTGACACTTCGCAGAGTGACAC ATCGCAGAGTGACACATCACGGAGTGACACATCTCGGAGTGACACATCGCGGAGTGACACATCGCAGAGTGACACATCGCGGAGTGACAC ATCGCAGAGTGACACATCGTGGAGTGACACATCGCAGAGTGGCACATCTCGGAGTGACACATCTCGGAGTG CATCGCGGAGTGACACATCGCAGAGTGACACATCGCGGAGTGACACATCTCGGAGTGACACATTGCGGAGTGACACATCGCAGAGTGACACATCGCGGAGTGACACATCTCGGTGTGACACATCGCGGAGTGACACATCGCAGAGTGACATATCTTGGAGTGACACACCTCGGAGTGACACATCGCAGAGTGACACATTGCGGAGTGACACATCGCGGA TTGACACATCGCGGAGTGACACATCGCGGAATGACACATCGCGGAGTGACACATCGCAGAGTGACACATCTCGGAGTGACACATCGCGGAGTGACACATCGCGGA TTGACACATCGCGGAGTGACACATCGCGGAATGACACATCGCGGAGTGACACATCTCGGAGTGACACATCGCGGAGTGACACATCGCGGAGTGACACATCGCAGAGTGACACATCTCGGAGTGACACATCGCGGAGTGACACATCGCAGAGTGACACATCTTGGAGTGACACATCGTGGAGTGACACATCGCGGAGTGACACATCGCAGAGTGACACATCTCGGGTGACACATCTCGGAGTTGACACATCGCGGAGTGACACATCGCAGAGTGACACATCGCGGAGTGACACATCGCAGAGTGACACATTGCAGAGTGACACATCTCGGAGTCACACATCGCGGAGTGACACTTCGCAGAGTGACAC ATCGCAGAGTGACacatcgcggagtgacacacCTCGGAGTGACACATCGCAGAGTGACACATCTCGGAGTGACACATCGCAGAGTGACAAATCGCGTAGTGACACATCTCGGAGTGACACATCGCGGAGTGACACATCTCAGAGTGACACATCTCGGAGTGACACATAGCGGAGTGACACATCGCAGAGTTACATATCTCGGAGTGACACACCTCGAAGTGACACATCCTGGAGTGACACATCGCAGAGTGACACATCGCGGAGTGACACTTCGCTGATTGACACATCTCGGAGTTGA
- the LOC134349924 gene encoding keratin-associated protein 4-4, whose translation MCHSMMCHSAMCHSAMCHSEMCHSAMCHSAMCHSAMCQLRDVSLRDVSLCDVSLRDMSLRDVSLQDVSLCDVSLRDVSTPRCVTPRCVTLRCVTPRCVPPRCVTLRCALRNVSLCNVSLRDVSLRNVSFPDVSLRDVSLCDVMHRD comes from the coding sequence ATGTGTCACTCCATGATGTGTCACTCTGCGATGTGTCACTCTGCGATGTGTCACTCCGAGATGTGTCACTCCGCGATGTGTCACTCCGCGATGTGTCACTCTGCGATGTGTCAACTCCGAGATGTGTCACTCCGAGATGTGTCACTCTGCGATGTGTCACTCCGCGATATGTCACTCCGAGATGTGTCACTCCAAGATGTGTCACTCTGCGATGTGTCACTCCGTGATGTGTCAACTCCGAGATGTGTCACTCCGAGATGTGTCACTCTGCGATGTGTCACTCCGCGATGTGTCCCTCCGAGATGTGTCACTCTGCGATGTGCACTCCGCAATGTGTCACTCTGCAATGTGTCACTCCGTGATGTGTCACTCCGGAATGTGTCATTCCCCGATGTGTCACTCCGAGATGTGTCACTCTGCGATGTGATGCACCGAGACTGA